A genomic window from Leptolyngbya sp. BL0902 includes:
- a CDS encoding type II toxin-antitoxin system RelE/ParE family toxin produces MIHSFRNQGTEDIFNGKASKTARATCPQTLWKRAVRKLDQIDSATSVDDLKVPPGNGLELLKGDRTGQYSIRINDQYRICFGWVEQGATEVEIVDYH; encoded by the coding sequence ATGATTCATTCATTCCGCAATCAGGGAACGGAGGATATCTTCAACGGCAAGGCTTCCAAAACGGCAAGAGCCACCTGTCCACAAACGCTTTGGAAGCGTGCTGTCCGAAAGCTTGACCAGATAGATTCCGCTACTTCTGTGGATGACTTGAAAGTGCCCCCTGGCAATGGGTTAGAGCTTCTTAAGGGTGATCGCACAGGGCAGTACAGCATTCGTATTAACGACCAGTACCGCATCTGTTTTGGCTGGGTGGAGCAGGGGGCAACCGAGGTTGAGATTGTCGATTATCACTAA
- a CDS encoding HigA family addiction module antitoxin — MRIPTHRSPTHPGEMLLEEFLVPMGLSAEDLAISINVPMAKIEAVISEQQGVTPELALRLAKFFAMSADFWLTLQLRWDLYRAQQSEAEALAQIHPYQTAS; from the coding sequence ATGAGAATACCGACCCACCGATCACCAACCCACCCAGGCGAAATGCTGTTGGAAGAGTTTTTAGTTCCCATGGGGCTATCTGCTGAAGATCTGGCGATCTCCATTAACGTGCCTATGGCCAAGATTGAAGCCGTGATCAGCGAACAGCAGGGGGTAACGCCAGAATTAGCCCTACGGCTCGCTAAGTTCTTCGCTATGTCTGCCGACTTTTGGCTCACGCTACAACTACGGTGGGATCTCTACCGTGCCCAACAGTCAGAAGCGGAAGCCTTAGCCCAAATTCATCCTTACCAAACGGCATCTTAA
- a CDS encoding CHAT domain-containing protein, translated as MPKILFLAANPKNTTRLRLDEELRDIKEGLRRAQQRDQFTLISHEAVRSRDIQRAMLDEMPQIVHFSGHGDGEAGLAFEDETGNANLIDGNALADLFALFADPAEFPEPLTCVVLNGCYSEVQANAIATYVPYVIGMTQAIPDRAAIEFAVGFYDALGAGRSVPFAFKLARTAIPDRAAAEIPILLNKIQPPATSNSPLPMGEGPGVRANSAPGQSPTNAIPQGRTQLYQFLLRIPPAQFEMVIFDLNPPKGNISPSSAPQGQRVPELLDWLESPIGPGLEALRISLGNVLYP; from the coding sequence ATGCCGAAAATTCTTTTTCTCGCCGCCAACCCCAAAAACACTACCCGCCTGCGCTTAGACGAAGAACTGCGGGACATTAAAGAAGGACTGCGCCGCGCCCAACAGCGGGATCAGTTTACGCTGATTTCCCACGAAGCCGTCCGTTCCCGCGATATTCAGCGGGCCATGCTGGACGAAATGCCTCAGATCGTCCACTTTTCCGGCCATGGCGATGGCGAAGCCGGACTGGCCTTTGAGGACGAAACGGGCAACGCCAACCTGATCGACGGCAACGCCCTCGCCGACCTCTTTGCCCTGTTCGCCGACCCCGCCGAATTCCCCGAACCGCTCACCTGCGTCGTCCTCAACGGCTGCTATAGCGAAGTGCAGGCGAATGCCATCGCCACCTATGTGCCCTACGTCATCGGCATGACCCAAGCCATCCCCGACCGCGCCGCCATCGAATTTGCCGTCGGTTTCTACGATGCCCTCGGCGCAGGTCGCAGCGTTCCCTTTGCCTTCAAATTAGCCCGCACCGCTATCCCCGACCGCGCCGCCGCCGAAATCCCCATCCTCCTCAACAAAATCCAGCCCCCTGCCACATCTAACTCCCCTCTCCCCATGGGAGAGGGGCCGGGGGTGAGGGCCAACTCTGCCCCAGGGCAATCCCCTACCAACGCCATCCCCCAAGGGCGCACCCAGCTCTACCAATTTCTGCTCCGCATTCCACCTGCTCAATTTGAAATGGTGATCTTCGACCTCAACCCACCCAAGGGCAACATTTCCCCCAGTTCTGCCCCCCAAGGCCAACGGGTACCGGAACTGCTGGACTGGCTAGAAAGCCCCATCGGCCCAGGATTGGAAGCCCTACGAATCTCCCTTGGTAACGTCCTCTACCCCTGA